The proteins below are encoded in one region of Danio rerio strain Tuebingen ecotype United States chromosome 14, GRCz12tu, whole genome shotgun sequence:
- the fgfbp1a gene encoding fibroblast growth factor-binding protein 1: protein MMRATGIAVFLVFACVLQQLVQVSSLRNKDRKAQTDGKRRGRAQRTDGSLKGRFSLKDGPRCSWSAARDGDAFVLGITCKNGEETFGCKYVAKPTTCQQYASNTKLYWKQIGHSLTKQRRVCRDSRALVRAGVCRSAPADAHFKLMDARANSRVPLPGNNLCPDRIERLRVAEEYCSSSWSSLCTFLFLMLENDECS, encoded by the coding sequence GCGCGCGACAGGCATCGCTGTGTTTCTGGTGTTCGCCTGTGTCCTGCAGCAGCTCGTGCAGGTGAGCAGCCTGAGAAACAAAGACAGAAAAGCACAGACAGACGGGAAGAGGAGGGGAAGAGCTCAGCGCACTGACGGCTCTCTGAAAGGCAGATTCTCACTGAAGGACGGACCGCGCTGCTCGTGGTCTGCAGCGCGCGACGGCGACGCGTTTGTTTTGGGAATCACCTGCAAAAACGGAGAGGAGACCTTCGGCTGTAAATATGTCGCGAAGCCCACCACTTGTCAACAGTACGCATCCAATACCAAATTATACTGGAAACAGATCGGCCACTCGCTGACAAAGCAGAGGAGAGTTTGTCGCGACTCGAGAGCGCTGGTTAGAGCCGGTGTGTGCAGGAGCGCGCCCGCGGACGCGCACTTCAAGCTGATGGACGCGCGCGCGAACTCCAGAGTCCCATTACCGGGGAATAATCTCTGTCCCGACCGGATCGAGAGGCTGAGAGTGGCCGAGGAATACTGTAGCAGCTCGTGGTCTTCACTCTGTACTTTTCTCTTCTTGATGCTGGAGAATGATGAATGCTCATGA